One segment of Panicum virgatum strain AP13 chromosome 3K, P.virgatum_v5, whole genome shotgun sequence DNA contains the following:
- the LOC120699885 gene encoding uncharacterized protein LOC120699885 isoform X1 has translation MGAKVEGKIYIPGCFDMADSSVNSNGNALPYFKENRPSVHLSDKFTIKSSDGSVHYDKEMLKRTILVHEATFRKQVYELHRLYQIQKDLITQFQREEFNGCPRYADALQPRSSASQVLLGDVKRACQSVTPISGHDHKQSSIDLINGSSSQYSVSGAPSRHNNVRSQNKMLDLQLPADVYADNDDDVEILEVRPSKSLPLVNGSILNGNVNLNIENSEGSWITDMQAHHSSAAYILNKPVEESSRMKITDFSGVGTSASQNQHYASQGVNLNLLSLEGKLKEKCVGKISFSRFFGANNDTRHCNSFRQRKDDSNASMAWSKQNCTGSSMGHYPPSASTFNHLNFAPPSFNHALNPPWQSNIASYGAAETSIAKHAPSSGISMDSTPNTPYHHSLKIHEEAQHQKFPPLHHNLKDIDLNDAPVDTAFTWEQGSEKSVADISCLSKKPVSLMNSEVPSGYTNGNSQILPSPTLYSESKPSTRVPAFPISVGAEKDSWCSPTLQYDLNIGPSIKCEPDMEMQPQRKEADIDTRNLIDLNEPLPIMDDAEMDSCESGELVPHEPDDPSRDSLAITAAENLVAESGELVPHEPDDPSRDSLAITAAENLVAICNVVIQPTSPEPDTLRWFADLATSKENTMFDEDSDDDFEALTLKLQETKSNEYHSTPRASQEDIRDNGHCSAASMLIPKPQRGKGRGRRQRKDFQRDILPCLASLPKHEVSEDLCALGRPKLVTPTKRGGRNGQQPRGRRRARSVAVSMEVEEAAEVSPPPVSPPLAPADLDADALGMTRWGRTTRRCRRPRCPPANNASLHVA, from the exons ATGGGAGCAAAAGTTGAGGGCAAGATCTATATTCCAGGATGCTTTGACATGGCAGATTCTAGTGTAAACTCTAATGGCAATGCACTGCCATACTTCAAGGAGAATAGACCGAGTGTGCATCTTAGTGACAAGTTCACAATAAAATCTTCGGATGGATCTGTACATTATGACAAGGAAATGTTAAAGCGAACAATTCTTGTACATGAAGCTACATTCCGGAAACAG GTGTACGAACTTCACCGTCTTTACCAAATTCAGAAGGATTTAATAACCCAATTCCAAAGAGAAGAGTTCAATGGTTGTCCTAGATATGCAGATGCATTGCAGCCAAGGTCCTCTGCATCGCAGGTACTACTTGGGGATGTTAAACGAGCGTGCCAATCTGTGACTCCTATTTCTGGACACGATCATAAGCAATCATCCATAGATTTGATTAACGGAAGTAGTTCACAGTATAGTGTGAGTGGAGCTCCTTCGAGGCATAACAATGTTAGGTCTCAAAATAAAATGTTGGACCTTCAGCTTCCTGCAGATGTTTATGCTGACAACGACGACGACGTAGAGATCCTGGAAGTGAGGCCTTCAAAAAGTTTGCCATTGGTTAATGGTTCTATTCTGAATGGAAATGTCAATCTCAACATTGAAAATAGTGAGGGTTCTTGGATCACTGATATGCAGGCACATCACAGCTCAGCTGCGTATATACTGAATAAACCAGTTGAAGAATCATCTAGGATGAAAATAACAGATTTTTCTGGTGTGGGAACATCTGCTTCTCAGAACCAGCATTATGCATCACAGGGAGTGAATCTGAACCTCCTCAGCTTGGAAggaaaattgaaagaaaaatgtgTTGGTAAAATATCTTTCTCTAGGTTCTTTGGTGCAAACAATGATACAAGGCATTGCAATTCATTTCGACAGAGGAAGGATG attccAATGCTAGCATGGCATGGTCCAAACAAAATTGTACTGGTTCTTCAATGGGGCATTACCCGCCTAGTGCTAGCACCTTCAATCACTTGAACTTTGCACCGCCTAGCTTCAATCACGCACTGAATCCTCCATGGCAAAGCAACATCGCAAGCTATGGTGCTGCTGAAACATCCATTGCTAAGCATGCTCCCTCCAGTGGTATCTCGATGGATTCTACTCCAAATACGCCATATCATCATTCATTGAAGATTCATGAAGAGGCACAACATCAAAAGTTCCCTCCACTCCACCACAACCTGAAGGATATAGATCTGAATGACGCTCCAGTAGATACTGCTTTCACTTGGGAACAGGGAAGTGAGAAATCAGTGGCTGATATCTCTTGTCTCAGTAAGAAACCGGTAAGCCTGATGAATTCAGAAGTCCCATCAGGTTATACGAATGGCAATTCTCAGATATTGCCCAGTCCCACATTATATTCGGAAAGTAAACCTTCCACAAGAGTCCCCGCCTTTCCCATCAGTGTTGGCGCTGAAAAGGATTCTTGGTGTTCACCCACTCTTCAGTACGACCTAAACATTGGACCATCGATTAAGTGTGAACCTGACATGGAAATGCAACCCCAGAGGAAGGAAGCTGACATAGATACTAGGAACCTTATTGACCTGAATGAACCATTGCCGATCATGGATGATGCAGAGATGGATTCTTGTGAATCAGGTGAACTTGTTCCTCATGAACCTGATGATCCTTCAAGGGATTCTCTTGCTATAACCGCAGCAGAAAATCTGGTAGCAGAATCAGGTGAACTTGTTCCTCATGAACCCGATGATCCTTCAAGGGATTCTCTTGCTATAACTGCAGCAGAGAATCTGGTAGCAATTTGTAATGTTGTCATTCAGCCAACTTCTCCTGAACCTGACACTTTGCGTTGGTTCGCTGACCTAGCAACATCCAAAGAGAATACAATGTTTGACGAGGACAGCGATGATGACTTTGAGGCTTTGACACTGAAGCTGCAAGAAACCAAAAGCAACGAGTACCATTCAACACCACGAGCCAGCCAGGAGGATATCCGCGACAATGGGCATTGCTCTGCAGCTTCAATGCTGATCCCAAAACCTCAGAGAGGCAAAGGGCGAGGACGCCGTCAGAGGAAAGACTTTCAGAGGGACATCCTGCCATGCCTCGCCTCATTGCCGAAGCATGAGGTGTCAGAGGATCTTTGTGCCCTCGGGAGGCCAAAGCTAGTGACACCAACAAAGCGAGGAGGCCGGAATGGGCAGCAGCCGAGGGGAAGGCGCCGGGCAAGAAGTGTGGCTGTGTCCATGGAGGTGGAGGAAGCTGCTGAGGTCAGCCCACCGCCGGTGTCACCACCACTTGCCCCAGCTGACTTGGATGCCGATGCACTAGGCATGACCAGGTGGGGGAGGACTACAAGACGCTGTAGAAGGCCAAGATGTCCACCAGCTAACAATGCGTCATTGCATGTAGCTTGA
- the LOC120699885 gene encoding uncharacterized protein LOC120699885 isoform X2 translates to MGAKVEGKIYIPGCFDMADSSVNSNGNALPYFKENRPSVHLSDKFTIKSSDGSVHYDKEMLKRTILVHEATFRKQVYELHRLYQIQKDLITQFQREEFNGCPRYADALQPRSSASQLPADVYADNDDDVEILEVRPSKSLPLVNGSILNGNVNLNIENSEGSWITDMQAHHSSAAYILNKPVEESSRMKITDFSGVGTSASQNQHYASQGVNLNLLSLEGKLKEKCVGKISFSRFFGANNDTRHCNSFRQRKDDSNASMAWSKQNCTGSSMGHYPPSASTFNHLNFAPPSFNHALNPPWQSNIASYGAAETSIAKHAPSSGISMDSTPNTPYHHSLKIHEEAQHQKFPPLHHNLKDIDLNDAPVDTAFTWEQGSEKSVADISCLSKKPVSLMNSEVPSGYTNGNSQILPSPTLYSESKPSTRVPAFPISVGAEKDSWCSPTLQYDLNIGPSIKCEPDMEMQPQRKEADIDTRNLIDLNEPLPIMDDAEMDSCESGELVPHEPDDPSRDSLAITAAENLVAESGELVPHEPDDPSRDSLAITAAENLVAICNVVIQPTSPEPDTLRWFADLATSKENTMFDEDSDDDFEALTLKLQETKSNEYHSTPRASQEDIRDNGHCSAASMLIPKPQRGKGRGRRQRKDFQRDILPCLASLPKHEVSEDLCALGRPKLVTPTKRGGRNGQQPRGRRRARSVAVSMEVEEAAEVSPPPVSPPLAPADLDADALGMTRWGRTTRRCRRPRCPPANNASLHVA, encoded by the exons ATGGGAGCAAAAGTTGAGGGCAAGATCTATATTCCAGGATGCTTTGACATGGCAGATTCTAGTGTAAACTCTAATGGCAATGCACTGCCATACTTCAAGGAGAATAGACCGAGTGTGCATCTTAGTGACAAGTTCACAATAAAATCTTCGGATGGATCTGTACATTATGACAAGGAAATGTTAAAGCGAACAATTCTTGTACATGAAGCTACATTCCGGAAACAG GTGTACGAACTTCACCGTCTTTACCAAATTCAGAAGGATTTAATAACCCAATTCCAAAGAGAAGAGTTCAATGGTTGTCCTAGATATGCAGATGCATTGCAGCCAAGGTCCTCTGCATCGCAG CTTCCTGCAGATGTTTATGCTGACAACGACGACGACGTAGAGATCCTGGAAGTGAGGCCTTCAAAAAGTTTGCCATTGGTTAATGGTTCTATTCTGAATGGAAATGTCAATCTCAACATTGAAAATAGTGAGGGTTCTTGGATCACTGATATGCAGGCACATCACAGCTCAGCTGCGTATATACTGAATAAACCAGTTGAAGAATCATCTAGGATGAAAATAACAGATTTTTCTGGTGTGGGAACATCTGCTTCTCAGAACCAGCATTATGCATCACAGGGAGTGAATCTGAACCTCCTCAGCTTGGAAggaaaattgaaagaaaaatgtgTTGGTAAAATATCTTTCTCTAGGTTCTTTGGTGCAAACAATGATACAAGGCATTGCAATTCATTTCGACAGAGGAAGGATG attccAATGCTAGCATGGCATGGTCCAAACAAAATTGTACTGGTTCTTCAATGGGGCATTACCCGCCTAGTGCTAGCACCTTCAATCACTTGAACTTTGCACCGCCTAGCTTCAATCACGCACTGAATCCTCCATGGCAAAGCAACATCGCAAGCTATGGTGCTGCTGAAACATCCATTGCTAAGCATGCTCCCTCCAGTGGTATCTCGATGGATTCTACTCCAAATACGCCATATCATCATTCATTGAAGATTCATGAAGAGGCACAACATCAAAAGTTCCCTCCACTCCACCACAACCTGAAGGATATAGATCTGAATGACGCTCCAGTAGATACTGCTTTCACTTGGGAACAGGGAAGTGAGAAATCAGTGGCTGATATCTCTTGTCTCAGTAAGAAACCGGTAAGCCTGATGAATTCAGAAGTCCCATCAGGTTATACGAATGGCAATTCTCAGATATTGCCCAGTCCCACATTATATTCGGAAAGTAAACCTTCCACAAGAGTCCCCGCCTTTCCCATCAGTGTTGGCGCTGAAAAGGATTCTTGGTGTTCACCCACTCTTCAGTACGACCTAAACATTGGACCATCGATTAAGTGTGAACCTGACATGGAAATGCAACCCCAGAGGAAGGAAGCTGACATAGATACTAGGAACCTTATTGACCTGAATGAACCATTGCCGATCATGGATGATGCAGAGATGGATTCTTGTGAATCAGGTGAACTTGTTCCTCATGAACCTGATGATCCTTCAAGGGATTCTCTTGCTATAACCGCAGCAGAAAATCTGGTAGCAGAATCAGGTGAACTTGTTCCTCATGAACCCGATGATCCTTCAAGGGATTCTCTTGCTATAACTGCAGCAGAGAATCTGGTAGCAATTTGTAATGTTGTCATTCAGCCAACTTCTCCTGAACCTGACACTTTGCGTTGGTTCGCTGACCTAGCAACATCCAAAGAGAATACAATGTTTGACGAGGACAGCGATGATGACTTTGAGGCTTTGACACTGAAGCTGCAAGAAACCAAAAGCAACGAGTACCATTCAACACCACGAGCCAGCCAGGAGGATATCCGCGACAATGGGCATTGCTCTGCAGCTTCAATGCTGATCCCAAAACCTCAGAGAGGCAAAGGGCGAGGACGCCGTCAGAGGAAAGACTTTCAGAGGGACATCCTGCCATGCCTCGCCTCATTGCCGAAGCATGAGGTGTCAGAGGATCTTTGTGCCCTCGGGAGGCCAAAGCTAGTGACACCAACAAAGCGAGGAGGCCGGAATGGGCAGCAGCCGAGGGGAAGGCGCCGGGCAAGAAGTGTGGCTGTGTCCATGGAGGTGGAGGAAGCTGCTGAGGTCAGCCCACCGCCGGTGTCACCACCACTTGCCCCAGCTGACTTGGATGCCGATGCACTAGGCATGACCAGGTGGGGGAGGACTACAAGACGCTGTAGAAGGCCAAGATGTCCACCAGCTAACAATGCGTCATTGCATGTAGCTTGA
- the LOC120699888 gene encoding pentatricopeptide repeat-containing protein At3g29230-like, with the protein MSAAAASPALRPAPRWGGAPSHRRLVEEHLASLPHGLPRLRHVQELHAQLLKQGLHRDPRAASRLIASYALLRRVPACRRVFSVAAAAAPPYAASTTLLANTLLRAYALNALPGAALAAFAAVPSRQRDTFTYSFLIKALAAAGAAPVRAAHSHIVKLGSVEDTFVGNALIDAYSKNGAAADARKVFDEMPARDVVSWNTVMAAMVRQGEVAGARRMFDEMPEKDTVSWNTILDTYAKAGEAEEAFELFQHMPERNVVSWSTVVSAYCKKGDMEMARVIFDKMPTKNLVTWTIMVSACAQKGLVEEAGRLFTQMKEAAVELDVAAVVSILAACAESGSLALGKRIHRHVRQRKLGRSTLVCNALMDMFCKCGCVNRADYIFDTEIVEKDSVSWNTIIGGFAMHGDGEKALDLFSQMKQQGFRPDAVTLINVLSACTHMGLVEEGRRYFTNMETDYGIRPQIEHYGCMVDLLGRGGLIEEAVDMIKSMPWEPNEVIWGSLLSACRLHKNVEYAELAVNELSKLQPSNAGNYAVLSNIYAEAGQWSDMAKARVQMKGTGSQKTAGSSWIELDEAFHEFTVGDRKHPESDQISEMVDRLSSHVKHAGCVPAVHELLVQ; encoded by the coding sequence atgtccgcggccgccgcgtcccCAGCGCTGCGCCCGGCGCCGCGGTGGGGCGGCGCGCCGTCGCACCGCCGGCTCGTGGAGGAGCACCTGGCCTCGCTCCCGCACGGCCTCCCGCGCCTCCGCCACGTGCAGGAGCTCCACGCGCAGCTCCTCAAGCAGGGGCTCCACCGGGACCCGCGCGCCGCGTCCAGGCTCATCGCCTCCTACGCGCTCCTCCGCCGGGTCCCCGCCTGCCGCCGCGTcttctccgtcgccgccgccgcggcgcccccgTACGCCGCCAGCACCACCTTGCTCGCCAACACGCTCCTCCGCGCCTACGCGCTCAACGCCCTCCCgggcgccgcgctcgccgcgttcGCGGCCGTGCCGTCGCGGCAGCGGGACACCTTCACCTACTCCTTCCTCATCaaggcgctcgccgccgcgggcgccgcgccCGTCCGCGCCGCGCACTCGCACATCGTCAAGCTCGGGTCCGTCGAGGACACCTTCGTCGGGAACGCGCTGATCGACGCCTACTCCAAGAACGGCGCGGCTGCAGACGCCCGGAAGGTGTTCGACGAGATGCCGGCGCGGGACGTCGTGTCCTGGAACACGGTCATGGCCGCGATGGTGCGGCAAGGGGAGGTAGCTGGCGCGAGGAGGATGTTTGACGAGATGCCTGAGAAGGACACGGTGAGCTGGAACACCATTCTGGACACGTACGCCAAGgccggggaggcggaggaggcctTCGAGCTGTTCCAGCACATGCCAGAGAGGAATGTGGTGTCGTGGTCCACGGTTGTGTCAGCCTATTGCAAGAAGGGCGACATGGAGATGGCACGGGTGATCTTCGATAAGATGCCGACCAAGAACTTGGTGACGTGGACTATAATGGTGTCAGCGTGTGCACAGAAGGGGCTCGTTGAGGAGGCGGGTAGGTTGTTTACTCAGATGAAGGAGGCTGCTGTGGAGCTTGATGTAGCTGCTGTTGTGAGTATCCTGGCTGCATGTGCGGAGTCTGGCTCCCTTGCCCTTGGGAAGAGGATTCACCGGCACGTGCGGCAGAGGAAGCTGGGGAGATCAACCCTTGTATGCAATGCCCTGATGGACATGTTCTGCAAGTGTGGATGCGTCAACCGAGCTGACTACATATTTGACACTGAGATAGTAGAAAAGGATTCGGTGTCATGGAACACTATAATTGGAGGGTTTGCAATGCATGGGGATGGTGAGAAGGCACTGGACCTCTTTTCTCAAATGAAGCAGCAAGGGTTTCGCCCTGATGCTGTGACCCTGATCAATGTTCTCAGTGCTTGCACGCACATGGGGCTTGTGGAAGAAGGGCGGCGGTACTTTACCAACATGGAGACAGATTATGGCATCAGGCCTCAGATAGAACATTATGGTTGTATGGTTGACCTTCTTGGACGTGGAGGGCTGATTGAAGAGGCGGTTGACATGATCAAAAGCATGCCATGGGAGCCCAATGAGGTCATATGGGGGTCCCTTCTCAGTGCGTGCAGACTACATAAAAACGTGGAGTATGCAGAACTGGCAGTGAACGAGCTGAGCAAGCTGCAACCATCGAATGCAGGGAACTACGCTGTCCTGTCGAACATCTACGCAGAGGCTGGGCAGTGGAGCGACATGGCAAAGGCGAGGGTGCAGATGAAAGGAACAGGGTCTCAGAAAACAGCAGGCTCAAGCTGGATAGAGCTCGATGAGGCATTCCACGAGTTCACAGTTGGGGACAGAAAGCACCCGGAGTCTGACCAGATATCCGAGATGGTCGATAGGCTGAGTTCACATGTTAAGCATGCTGGTTGCGTTCCAGCAGTCCATGAACTGCTTGTGCAATGA